In Flavobacterium lacustre, a genomic segment contains:
- a CDS encoding DUF3857 domain-containing protein encodes MSLKKTLLFLLLFVSFLKSTAQNFELGKVSIAELEQKVHPTDTAAVAAILFEKGRNTYEYSKDNGFVMITEVKTRIKIYKKEGYDWANKKVQYYIGDNSKETISYSDAITYNLVGGKIEKTKLKSDGEFDEKINRYWGRKKITMPNVKEGSVIEFKYTVRSFSIGSPREWNFQTSIPVNYSEYKTYIPEYYVYNTNQKGYIFPKVTEEKKQKIVSLSSLERSGGQGMSAVTSTFVQDKFEYQETITTYVAENLPAMRDEGYINNIDNYTSSLVQELSMTKYPNQPLKPYSTDWNAVVKTIYDYDDFGPELGKTGYFEEDLKGIIAGLTTPEDKINTIFNFVKNRVKWNDYNGYSCNDGVKKAYKDKTGNIAEINLMLTAMLRYAGLTANPVLVSTRSNGVALFPNRNAFNYVIAAVENGTDLTLLDASDAYSTPNVLPFRALNWVGRLIRKDGTSTEVDLMPKSPSNDIVSMNYAIDARGLISGKLRRQRTDHNAMIFRKKVEDLKEESYLEKLENDNDKIEINEYSRTNEKELKLPAIETFSFVGSNLDESIGGKIYVNPMLFYTEKQNPFKQEVREYPVDYGFPFMDKYSINIQIPEGYKVETLPAVTILSMQDNLGTFKYMTNASGNTIQISIVYQINAAIISSEYYPMLKEFYQKMIEKQNEKIILTKI; translated from the coding sequence ATGTCACTCAAAAAAACACTGCTTTTTTTATTGTTATTCGTTTCGTTTTTAAAAAGTACCGCACAAAATTTCGAATTGGGTAAAGTGTCTATTGCCGAACTTGAACAAAAAGTACATCCAACAGATACAGCTGCCGTAGCCGCTATTTTATTCGAAAAAGGGAGGAATACTTATGAGTATTCTAAGGACAATGGTTTTGTTATGATTACCGAGGTTAAAACTCGTATTAAAATATATAAAAAAGAGGGGTATGATTGGGCTAACAAAAAAGTGCAATACTACATAGGAGATAATTCAAAAGAAACTATTTCTTATTCTGATGCGATAACCTATAATTTGGTAGGCGGAAAGATAGAAAAGACTAAATTGAAAAGTGACGGAGAGTTTGATGAAAAAATCAATAGATATTGGGGGCGAAAAAAAATAACGATGCCTAATGTAAAAGAAGGATCGGTTATAGAGTTTAAATATACAGTGCGATCCTTTAGCATAGGAAGTCCAAGGGAATGGAATTTTCAAACGAGTATTCCGGTAAATTATTCAGAATATAAAACCTATATACCGGAATATTATGTTTATAATACCAATCAAAAAGGATATATTTTTCCTAAAGTAACGGAAGAAAAAAAACAGAAAATTGTTTCATTGTCAAGCCTAGAGAGATCTGGCGGTCAAGGAATGTCTGCTGTAACCAGCACCTTTGTTCAAGACAAATTTGAATATCAGGAAACGATTACTACTTATGTTGCTGAGAATTTGCCTGCCATGCGAGATGAGGGCTATATTAATAACATAGATAATTATACCTCAAGTTTGGTTCAGGAATTGTCGATGACTAAATATCCTAATCAGCCTTTAAAGCCGTATTCAACAGATTGGAATGCGGTAGTGAAAACCATTTATGACTACGATGATTTTGGTCCTGAACTAGGCAAAACAGGTTATTTTGAAGAGGATCTAAAAGGTATTATTGCTGGACTTACGACTCCTGAAGACAAAATTAATACTATATTTAATTTTGTAAAAAACAGAGTGAAATGGAATGATTACAACGGATATAGTTGTAACGACGGTGTTAAAAAAGCCTATAAAGATAAAACCGGAAATATTGCCGAAATTAACTTGATGCTTACTGCAATGTTGCGTTATGCAGGATTAACTGCGAACCCGGTTCTGGTAAGTACCCGATCTAACGGGGTAGCTTTGTTTCCGAATAGAAATGCGTTTAATTATGTAATTGCAGCTGTCGAAAACGGAACTGATTTGACCTTGCTAGATGCTTCGGATGCTTACTCAACTCCAAATGTTTTGCCTTTTAGAGCCTTAAACTGGGTGGGGAGATTGATCCGAAAAGATGGTACTTCAACAGAAGTTGATTTAATGCCAAAGTCACCCTCTAATGATATAGTTTCAATGAATTATGCGATTGATGCAAGAGGATTGATTTCCGGTAAGTTGAGACGTCAAAGAACCGACCATAATGCCATGATTTTTAGAAAAAAAGTGGAAGACTTAAAAGAGGAATCCTATTTAGAAAAATTAGAAAACGACAATGATAAGATTGAAATAAACGAGTATTCCAGAACCAATGAGAAAGAGCTGAAATTGCCGGCAATAGAAACATTCTCGTTTGTTGGCTCTAATTTAGACGAGAGTATCGGTGGTAAAATCTATGTGAATCCAATGTTGTTTTACACCGAAAAACAAAATCCTTTTAAACAAGAAGTAAGGGAATACCCAGTAGATTATGGATTTCCGTTTATGGATAAATATTCCATAAATATTCAAATTCCCGAAGGATACAAAGTAGAGACGCTTCCTGCAGTTACTATTTTATCGATGCAGGATAATTTAGGGACGTTTAAATACATGACTAATGCTTCAGGAAATACGATACAAATATCAATTGTGTACCAAATAAATGCAGCCATTATTTCATCAGAATATTACCCGATGCTAAAAGAGTTTTATCAAAAAATGATCGAAAAACAAAATGAGAAAATCATTCTAACAAAAATTTAA
- a CDS encoding DUF3857 domain-containing protein, protein MFHNKLFFVLILFTFFAKVGAQDLKLAKVTISELEEKQHPKDSSAVAAILYKKGKTFFTYTLNSGFVMNHEFTYRIKIYKKEGLDWATFEVPIYTGYNDINDDYVRFNDAVTYNIENGSVVKTKLDSEGSFKTKVNENWKKASISLPNVKAGSIIEFSYVLKSENILFFPVYDIQYDIPVNYSEYRTEIPNFFYYKTLLKGYLDVKTDSKVQSGSMNYTDEHNQMSDITFRSINTTYVAKDVPAIKEEAFVDNSKNYQASIHNELEKTAFPGKEVKDYSSTWEGVAKTIFKSDDFGKELKEIDYFIPDLKKLIENIKSEKERLSAVFKFVQEKMNWNGDYGYYTDKGVKKAYLDRTGNVAEINFILISMLRLTGIKVDPVLVSTIENGIPVFPNRTVFNYVIASAEINGEQILLDATNKYTTQNILPLNTLNWVGRLIKADGTSVEVSLIPKVPSLISSSLSLKIDSQRKISGTYSSRKTNHDAYDFRSKYADTSTDNYSDKLEGNYGGIEISDYSIKNKSDLMSPIDEYFVFQSDNHLEVMGSEMYLKPMLFFTLNNNPFIQEDRKTPIYFGYPKIKRYSIVIDIPEDYEVESMPKSINLSSGDGSLIFKYLLEQKDRKIQLLVHSETKLSTMLPEDYQMVKEFYQKIVDKQKENIVFKKI, encoded by the coding sequence ATGTTTCACAATAAATTATTTTTTGTTTTAATACTGTTCACCTTTTTTGCAAAAGTAGGAGCTCAGGATTTAAAATTAGCTAAAGTAACTATTAGCGAACTTGAGGAAAAACAACATCCTAAAGATAGCTCGGCTGTTGCCGCTATATTATATAAAAAAGGAAAAACATTTTTTACGTATACCCTGAATAGTGGTTTTGTGATGAATCATGAATTTACCTATAGAATTAAAATATATAAAAAAGAAGGATTAGATTGGGCAACTTTTGAAGTGCCAATTTATACCGGTTACAATGATATTAATGATGATTATGTAAGATTTAATGATGCAGTAACTTATAATATCGAAAATGGCTCAGTTGTTAAGACAAAATTAGATAGCGAAGGAAGTTTTAAAACTAAAGTTAATGAAAACTGGAAGAAAGCATCCATTTCCTTACCGAATGTAAAAGCGGGTTCCATAATCGAATTTAGTTATGTTTTAAAATCAGAAAATATATTATTTTTTCCAGTTTATGATATTCAATACGATATTCCTGTAAATTATTCCGAATACAGAACAGAAATACCTAATTTTTTCTACTACAAGACACTCCTCAAAGGTTATTTAGATGTTAAAACAGATTCAAAAGTCCAAAGTGGTTCAATGAACTATACTGATGAACACAATCAAATGTCCGATATAACTTTTCGGTCAATTAACACTACTTATGTAGCCAAAGATGTCCCTGCTATTAAGGAAGAGGCGTTTGTTGACAACTCAAAAAATTACCAGGCTTCAATTCATAATGAATTAGAGAAAACAGCATTCCCTGGCAAGGAGGTTAAGGATTATTCCTCAACATGGGAAGGAGTTGCAAAAACTATTTTTAAGAGTGATGATTTTGGAAAAGAATTAAAAGAGATAGATTATTTTATTCCTGATTTAAAAAAATTAATTGAAAACATCAAATCAGAGAAAGAAAGGCTTAGTGCGGTTTTTAAGTTTGTCCAAGAAAAAATGAATTGGAATGGTGATTATGGTTATTATACTGATAAAGGAGTTAAAAAAGCTTATTTAGATAGAACTGGAAATGTCGCCGAAATCAATTTTATTTTAATTTCTATGTTAAGACTTACGGGGATAAAAGTAGATCCTGTTCTAGTGAGTACTATCGAAAATGGCATACCTGTATTTCCTAATCGTACCGTTTTTAACTATGTTATTGCTTCAGCTGAAATTAATGGAGAACAAATTTTATTAGATGCAACTAATAAATATACAACTCAAAATATTTTGCCATTAAATACATTAAATTGGGTTGGTCGCCTGATAAAAGCAGATGGAACATCTGTTGAGGTGAGTTTGATTCCTAAAGTTCCCTCATTAATTAGCTCTTCTTTAAGTCTAAAAATAGATTCTCAAAGAAAAATTTCAGGGACTTATAGTAGTAGAAAAACAAATCATGATGCCTATGATTTTAGAAGTAAATATGCTGATACTAGTACAGATAATTATTCAGATAAACTCGAGGGAAATTACGGAGGAATTGAAATTAGCGATTACAGTATAAAAAACAAGAGTGATTTAATGAGTCCAATTGATGAGTATTTCGTGTTTCAATCCGATAATCATTTGGAAGTGATGGGGAGTGAAATGTATTTAAAACCGATGCTTTTTTTTACTCTAAATAATAATCCATTTATACAGGAGGATAGAAAAACACCTATTTATTTTGGATATCCAAAAATTAAAAGATATAGTATTGTAATTGATATTCCAGAGGATTATGAAGTTGAGTCAATGCCAAAGTCAATAAATTTGTCATCTGGTGACGGGTCGTTAATTTTTAAATATTTGTTAGAGCAAAAGGATAGAAAAATTCAATTATTAGTGCATTCTGAAACGAAGTTGTCCACTATGTTGCCTGAAGATTATCAAATGGTAAAAGAATTTTATCAAAAAATTGTGGATAAACAAAAAGAGAATATAGTATTTAAAAAAATATAA
- a CDS encoding nucleotide pyrophosphohydrolase has translation MNLKNAQLDVDTWIKEHGVRYFNELTNMAQLTEEVGEVARIIARRYGEQSEKESDKNKDLGEELADVVFVVLCLANQTGIDLQAAFDKKMDLKSVRDKDRHKNNEKLK, from the coding sequence ATGAATCTAAAAAATGCCCAATTAGACGTGGATACTTGGATCAAGGAACACGGTGTACGTTACTTTAATGAATTGACCAATATGGCGCAACTTACGGAAGAAGTAGGTGAAGTAGCCCGAATTATAGCCCGTCGTTATGGCGAACAATCCGAGAAAGAAAGCGATAAAAATAAAGATTTAGGAGAAGAATTAGCCGATGTGGTTTTTGTGGTTTTGTGCTTGGCCAATCAAACCGGAATCGATTTGCAAGCCGCTTTTGATAAGAAAATGGACTTGAAATCAGTACGTGATAAAGACCGCCATAAAAACAACGAGAAATTAAAATAA
- a CDS encoding 3-phosphoshikimate 1-carboxyvinyltransferase produces MNLLLQTSQSDLQAQIAVTGSKSETNRLLLLQALFPNITLANTSNSDDSEVMQKALKGNDEIVDIHHAGTAMRFLTAYFAVNEGREVVLTGSPRMKERPIKVLVETLQQLGAQISYENEEGYPPIRIKGQKITNNKVSIPANVSSQYISALLLVAPKLENGIELTLVGEITSIPYIKMTLALLNDLQIQTSFEGNVIKVYPKPEVAPKVMTVESDWSSASYFFSLVALSDTAKIALSSYKGTSLQGDSALVEIYAEIGVETHFEENKMTLTKIKNFNFEDVKFDLNNTPDIAQTIVVTCLGLGIGCHLTGLHTLKIKETDRLEALRIEMTKLGANIKVTNDSLTLAASNHINSNVSIATYNDHRMAMAFAPLALKVPIIIDNAEVVSKSYPDFWEDLKTLGFKISE; encoded by the coding sequence ATGAATTTACTGTTACAAACTTCCCAATCTGATTTACAAGCGCAAATTGCAGTTACCGGCTCAAAGAGTGAAACCAACAGACTATTACTGTTACAGGCTTTGTTCCCTAATATTACTTTGGCCAACACTTCCAATTCTGATGATAGCGAAGTAATGCAAAAAGCCTTGAAAGGGAATGACGAAATAGTGGATATTCATCACGCTGGAACGGCAATGCGATTTTTGACAGCCTATTTTGCCGTAAACGAAGGTCGCGAAGTAGTTTTGACAGGTTCCCCAAGAATGAAGGAACGACCAATAAAAGTTTTGGTTGAAACCTTGCAACAATTAGGAGCGCAAATTTCTTATGAAAATGAGGAAGGCTATCCGCCGATTCGAATCAAGGGACAAAAAATAACAAATAACAAAGTTAGTATTCCGGCAAATGTAAGCAGTCAATATATCTCTGCATTATTATTGGTCGCGCCAAAACTGGAAAACGGTATCGAATTGACTTTGGTGGGCGAAATTACGTCAATTCCTTATATCAAAATGACCTTAGCTTTATTGAATGACTTACAAATTCAAACCAGCTTTGAAGGCAATGTAATCAAAGTCTATCCGAAACCCGAAGTAGCACCGAAAGTGATGACCGTGGAATCCGATTGGAGTTCTGCATCTTACTTTTTTAGTTTAGTCGCCTTATCTGATACAGCCAAAATTGCATTGAGCAGTTATAAAGGAACCAGCTTGCAAGGGGATTCGGCTTTGGTCGAAATTTATGCTGAAATAGGTGTGGAGACGCATTTTGAAGAAAATAAAATGACATTAACCAAAATTAAAAATTTTAATTTTGAGGACGTGAAATTTGATTTGAATAATACGCCAGACATCGCCCAAACTATTGTCGTGACTTGCCTTGGACTAGGAATTGGTTGTCATTTAACCGGTTTGCATACATTGAAAATCAAAGAAACAGATCGTTTGGAAGCCTTAAGGATTGAAATGACAAAATTGGGTGCTAATATCAAAGTGACTAATGACAGCTTAACATTAGCAGCCTCAAATCACATCAATTCGAATGTGTCAATTGCAACTTATAATGACCACAGAATGGCTATGGCATTTGCACCATTAGCATTGAAAGTACCAATAATTATTGATAATGCCGAAGTAGTTTCTAAATCTTATCCTGATTTTTGGGAGGATTTAAAAACTTTAGGTTTCAAAATTTCAGAATAA